Proteins from a genomic interval of Dermacentor variabilis isolate Ectoservices chromosome 8, ASM5094787v1, whole genome shotgun sequence:
- the LOC142589826 gene encoding leukocyte receptor cluster member 8 isoform X2, with protein sequence MAAVQAFEQAPTAIPWDKPESSKEMEAGVPVDPSQAWENARKALEKVQTTNGKTTAGAEQMAAPGYGAGFGYPYWPGQQQQQQGCMYPGYMGYNGYPPQGPGGAGYGFYPHYNMYGGGYFPASAPVQFPQPGGGAAANSGSPKSGPSVASGAPPPPPGEQVPSEKEGAASEAPSSGTSPQVQQQQQQQQHQPPMGFGAPGPAPGFGPGFSAGYCPPAPGYGFYYGYNGMAPNGEVGPRGPAQFGAGMQGKQAPGAGGVRFSLPKRGKFGGRGGSRANAFQQQRMAQGGGQRSAADATQRLEDCMANLTPHGGDWPESLKRYAMRAFGKCKSELDRDQVEIVLKGKLTKMYRDGAMWSIDWDKEPLPSIHSERLQQEQQNTGAGTAIGASGPDGANKVGSGAGLGLPLQLPQLGSTGSSKLPSPSKPGLGRRLGGLMAGRLGPPQTTPAGGAGGRLSSSASGGDSPPGYIPLKSSGGRRGDWGRGSSSRRSPRSRSRSRSRSWSPRSRSPAPTHAVARDRRKKRRSSSMESSPSPEVTRSSKKVLNSSVSSYSHGGNNGGGKNKKSGQGGRKANKKQKKQQQQQMIQFQVEEDMATTEKLQKRAARFQSEISAGKKKRPFSLVLTINAGPNLGPSSGDGETELDWESFPIVGTCQDLEKQYLRLTSAPDPSTIRPVEVLRESLDMVKEQWLQKQDYHYACDQLKSIRQDLTVQCVRDPFTVQVYETHARIALEKGDHEEFNQCQTQLKTLYQELHSGNALEFLGYRILYNVFARNTLELKTILAHLNSSEKTDEVVKHALEVCHAWSLGNYARFFKLYERPPKMSGYLMDWFAVRERRNALKAMVKAYRPVLPVEYIERTLGFADREDVLAFLAELNVTLAEDGASVDCKESLAAVLAA encoded by the exons ATGGCCGCTGTGCAAGCGTTCGAGCAAGCACCGACCGCTATTCCCTGGGA TAAACCGGAAAGCAGCAAAGAGATGGAGGCTGGCGTGCCCGTGGACCCAAGCCAAGCTTGGGAGAACGCGCGCAAAGCCCTCGAGAAGGTGCAGACCACCAACGGCAAGACTACAGCTGGCGCTGAACAGATGGCTGCTCCTGGCTATGGTGCAGGCTTCGGCTACCCCTACTGGCcaggccagcagcagcagcaacagggaTGCATGTATCCCGGCTACATGGG GTACAATGGCTATCCGCCTCAAGGGCCCGGAGGTGCCGGCTACGGCTTCTACCCCCATTAT AACATGTATGGTGGCGGCTACTTCCCGGCGTCGGCTCCGGTGCAGTTCCCGCAGCCTGGAGGCGGGGCAGCCGCCAACAGCGGTTCCCCCAAGTCCGGCCCATCTGTCGCTTCGGGGGCGCCGCCACCCCCTCCTGGTGAGCAGGTCCCTTCCGAGAAGGAGGGCGCTGCCTCTGAAGCGCCTTCGAGTGGCACCTCACCccaggtgcagcagcagcagcagcagcaacagcaccagCCTCCCATGGGATTTGGTGCACCAGGCCCCGCTCCTGGCTTTGGCCCAGGCTTCAGTGCAGGCTATTGCCCACCGGCTCCTGGCTATGGCTTCTACTACGGCTACAATGGGATGGCACCCAATGGCGAGGTTGGGCCCAGGGGTCCAGCACAGTTTGGTGCAGGCATGCAGGGAAAGC AGGCACCTGGTGCAGGTGGCGTCCGGTTCAGCCTTCCCAAGCGAGGCAAGTTTGGCGGGCGGGGTGGTTCTCGTGCCAACGCCTTCCAGCAGCAGCGCATGGCACAGGGTGGCGGTCAGCGGTCAGCCGCCGATGCAACTCAACGCCTCGAGGACTGCAT GGCCAACTTGACTCCACACGGTGGGGACTGGCCTGAAAGCCTCAA GCGGTATGCCATGCGTGCCTTTGGCAAGTGCAAGTCCGAGCTGGATCGAGATCAAGTGGAGATTGTGCTCAAGGGCAAGCTGACCAAGATGTACCGTGACGGTGCCATGTGGTCCATAGACTGGGACAAGGAACCACTGCCCAG CATCCACAGTGAGCGTCTGCAGCAGGAGCAGCAAAATACTGGGGCGGGTACAGCAATCGGGGCTTCTGGCCCGGATGGTGCAAATAAGGTTGGCAGCGGCGCAGGGCTCGGCCTGCCACTGCAGCTACCGCAGTTGGGCAGCACGGGTTCTTCCAAGCTGCCGAGCCCGTCTAAGCCGGGCTTGGGTCGGCGGCTTGGTGGATTAATGGCTGGCCGGCTGGGCCCCCCGCAGACCACGCCCGCAGGAGGTGCCGGCGGAAGGCTCTCCTCCTCGGCCAGTGGTGGCGACTCGCCACCCGGTTACATACCGCTGAAGAGCAGTGGCGGTCGTCGGGGCGACTGGGGTCGAGGGTCGTCGTCGCGCAGGTCTCCGCGGTCTCGTTCGCGGTCTAGGTCCAGGTCGTGGTCTCCCCGGTCGCGCAGTCCCGCCCCGACACATGCCGTGGCGAGGGACCGTCGGAAGAAGAGGCGTTCGAG CTCCATGGAGTCGAGCCCCAGCCCAGAGGTAACTCGTTCGTCCAAGAAGGTTCTCAACTCGAGCGTATCTTCCTACAGCCACGGGGGAAACAATGGCGGTGGGAAAAACAAGAAGTCTGGCCAGGGTGGCCGCAAGGCCaacaagaagcagaagaagcagcagcagcagcaaat GATTCAGTTTCAGGTGGAGGAGGACATGGCGACCACGGAGAAGCTGCAGAAGCGTGCGGCGCGCTTTCAGTCGGAGATCTCTGCAGGCAAGAAGAAGCGGCCCTTCTCGCTCGTGCTCACCATCAACGCCGGCCCCAACCTGGGGCCCTCCTCCGGCGATGGGGAGACGGAGCTGGACTGGGAATCCTTCCCCATTGTGGGCACCTGCCAGGACCTCGAGAAGCAGTACCTTAGGCTGACCTCG GCCCCCGACCCGTCGACCATCCGTCCTGTGGAGGTCCTCCGGGAATCGCTGGACATGGTGAAGGAGCAGTGGCTGCAGAAGCAGGACTACCACTACGCCTGCGACCAGCTCAAGTCGATCCGCCAGGACCTAACGGTCCAGTGCGTGCGGGACCCTTTTACTGTGCAGGTTTACGAGACTCACGCCCGCATAGCTCTTGAAAAG GGTGACCATGAGGAGTTCAACCAGTGCCAGACACAGCTGAAGACCCTGTACCAGGAGCTTCACAGCGGTAATGCCCTGGAGTTTCTCGGGTACCGCATCCTCTACAATGTCTTCGCCAGGAACACGTTAG AGCTGAAGACGATCCTGGCGCACCTGAACTCGTCGGAGAAGACCGACGAAGTGGTGAAGCACGCCCTGGAGGTGTGCCACGCGTGGAGCCTCGGTAACTATGCGCGGTTTTTCAAGCTGTATGAGCGGCCGCCCAAGATGTCGGGCTACCTCATGGATTGGTTCGCGGTGCGGGAGCGCCGCAATGCGCTCAAGGCCATGGTCAAGGC ATACCGCCCAGTTTTGCCGGTAGAGTATATTGAGCGTACGTTGGGCTTCGCCGACCGCGAGGACGTGCTCGCGTTCCTGGCCGAGCTAAACGTGACCCTGGCAGAGGACGGCGCCAGCGTCGACTGCAAAGAGTCCCTGGCAGCCGTGCTTGCCGCCTGA
- the LOC142589826 gene encoding leukocyte receptor cluster member 8 isoform X1: MAAVQAFEQAPTAIPWDKPESSKEMEAGVPVDPSQAWENARKALEKVQTTNGKTTAGAEQMAAPGYGAGFGYPYWPGQQQQQQGCMYPGYMGYNGYPPQGPGGAGYGFYPHYNMYGGGYFPASAPVQFPQPGGGAAANSGSPKSGPSVASGAPPPPPGEQVPSEKEGAASEAPSSGTSPQVQQQQQQQQHQPPMGFGAPGPAPGFGPGFSAGYCPPAPGYGFYYGYNGMAPNGEVGPRGPAQFGAGMQGKQAPGAGGVRFSLPKRGKFGGRGGSRANAFQQQRMAQGGGQRSAADATQRLEDCMANLTPHGGDWPESLKRYAMRAFGKCKSELDRDQVEIVLKGKLTKMYRDGAMWSIDWDKEPLPSIHSERLQQEQQNTGAGTAIGASGPDGANKVGSGAGLGLPLQLPQLGSTGSSKLPSPSKPGLGRRLGGLMAGRLGPPQTTPAGGAGGRLSSSASGGDSPPGYIPLKSSGGRRGDWGRGSSSRRSPRSRSRSRSRSWSPRSRSPAPTHAVARDRRKKRRSSSSMESSPSPEVTRSSKKVLNSSVSSYSHGGNNGGGKNKKSGQGGRKANKKQKKQQQQQMIQFQVEEDMATTEKLQKRAARFQSEISAGKKKRPFSLVLTINAGPNLGPSSGDGETELDWESFPIVGTCQDLEKQYLRLTSAPDPSTIRPVEVLRESLDMVKEQWLQKQDYHYACDQLKSIRQDLTVQCVRDPFTVQVYETHARIALEKGDHEEFNQCQTQLKTLYQELHSGNALEFLGYRILYNVFARNTLELKTILAHLNSSEKTDEVVKHALEVCHAWSLGNYARFFKLYERPPKMSGYLMDWFAVRERRNALKAMVKAYRPVLPVEYIERTLGFADREDVLAFLAELNVTLAEDGASVDCKESLAAVLAA, translated from the exons ATGGCCGCTGTGCAAGCGTTCGAGCAAGCACCGACCGCTATTCCCTGGGA TAAACCGGAAAGCAGCAAAGAGATGGAGGCTGGCGTGCCCGTGGACCCAAGCCAAGCTTGGGAGAACGCGCGCAAAGCCCTCGAGAAGGTGCAGACCACCAACGGCAAGACTACAGCTGGCGCTGAACAGATGGCTGCTCCTGGCTATGGTGCAGGCTTCGGCTACCCCTACTGGCcaggccagcagcagcagcaacagggaTGCATGTATCCCGGCTACATGGG GTACAATGGCTATCCGCCTCAAGGGCCCGGAGGTGCCGGCTACGGCTTCTACCCCCATTAT AACATGTATGGTGGCGGCTACTTCCCGGCGTCGGCTCCGGTGCAGTTCCCGCAGCCTGGAGGCGGGGCAGCCGCCAACAGCGGTTCCCCCAAGTCCGGCCCATCTGTCGCTTCGGGGGCGCCGCCACCCCCTCCTGGTGAGCAGGTCCCTTCCGAGAAGGAGGGCGCTGCCTCTGAAGCGCCTTCGAGTGGCACCTCACCccaggtgcagcagcagcagcagcagcaacagcaccagCCTCCCATGGGATTTGGTGCACCAGGCCCCGCTCCTGGCTTTGGCCCAGGCTTCAGTGCAGGCTATTGCCCACCGGCTCCTGGCTATGGCTTCTACTACGGCTACAATGGGATGGCACCCAATGGCGAGGTTGGGCCCAGGGGTCCAGCACAGTTTGGTGCAGGCATGCAGGGAAAGC AGGCACCTGGTGCAGGTGGCGTCCGGTTCAGCCTTCCCAAGCGAGGCAAGTTTGGCGGGCGGGGTGGTTCTCGTGCCAACGCCTTCCAGCAGCAGCGCATGGCACAGGGTGGCGGTCAGCGGTCAGCCGCCGATGCAACTCAACGCCTCGAGGACTGCAT GGCCAACTTGACTCCACACGGTGGGGACTGGCCTGAAAGCCTCAA GCGGTATGCCATGCGTGCCTTTGGCAAGTGCAAGTCCGAGCTGGATCGAGATCAAGTGGAGATTGTGCTCAAGGGCAAGCTGACCAAGATGTACCGTGACGGTGCCATGTGGTCCATAGACTGGGACAAGGAACCACTGCCCAG CATCCACAGTGAGCGTCTGCAGCAGGAGCAGCAAAATACTGGGGCGGGTACAGCAATCGGGGCTTCTGGCCCGGATGGTGCAAATAAGGTTGGCAGCGGCGCAGGGCTCGGCCTGCCACTGCAGCTACCGCAGTTGGGCAGCACGGGTTCTTCCAAGCTGCCGAGCCCGTCTAAGCCGGGCTTGGGTCGGCGGCTTGGTGGATTAATGGCTGGCCGGCTGGGCCCCCCGCAGACCACGCCCGCAGGAGGTGCCGGCGGAAGGCTCTCCTCCTCGGCCAGTGGTGGCGACTCGCCACCCGGTTACATACCGCTGAAGAGCAGTGGCGGTCGTCGGGGCGACTGGGGTCGAGGGTCGTCGTCGCGCAGGTCTCCGCGGTCTCGTTCGCGGTCTAGGTCCAGGTCGTGGTCTCCCCGGTCGCGCAGTCCCGCCCCGACACATGCCGTGGCGAGGGACCGTCGGAAGAAGAGGCGTTCGAG CAGCTCCATGGAGTCGAGCCCCAGCCCAGAGGTAACTCGTTCGTCCAAGAAGGTTCTCAACTCGAGCGTATCTTCCTACAGCCACGGGGGAAACAATGGCGGTGGGAAAAACAAGAAGTCTGGCCAGGGTGGCCGCAAGGCCaacaagaagcagaagaagcagcagcagcagcaaat GATTCAGTTTCAGGTGGAGGAGGACATGGCGACCACGGAGAAGCTGCAGAAGCGTGCGGCGCGCTTTCAGTCGGAGATCTCTGCAGGCAAGAAGAAGCGGCCCTTCTCGCTCGTGCTCACCATCAACGCCGGCCCCAACCTGGGGCCCTCCTCCGGCGATGGGGAGACGGAGCTGGACTGGGAATCCTTCCCCATTGTGGGCACCTGCCAGGACCTCGAGAAGCAGTACCTTAGGCTGACCTCG GCCCCCGACCCGTCGACCATCCGTCCTGTGGAGGTCCTCCGGGAATCGCTGGACATGGTGAAGGAGCAGTGGCTGCAGAAGCAGGACTACCACTACGCCTGCGACCAGCTCAAGTCGATCCGCCAGGACCTAACGGTCCAGTGCGTGCGGGACCCTTTTACTGTGCAGGTTTACGAGACTCACGCCCGCATAGCTCTTGAAAAG GGTGACCATGAGGAGTTCAACCAGTGCCAGACACAGCTGAAGACCCTGTACCAGGAGCTTCACAGCGGTAATGCCCTGGAGTTTCTCGGGTACCGCATCCTCTACAATGTCTTCGCCAGGAACACGTTAG AGCTGAAGACGATCCTGGCGCACCTGAACTCGTCGGAGAAGACCGACGAAGTGGTGAAGCACGCCCTGGAGGTGTGCCACGCGTGGAGCCTCGGTAACTATGCGCGGTTTTTCAAGCTGTATGAGCGGCCGCCCAAGATGTCGGGCTACCTCATGGATTGGTTCGCGGTGCGGGAGCGCCGCAATGCGCTCAAGGCCATGGTCAAGGC ATACCGCCCAGTTTTGCCGGTAGAGTATATTGAGCGTACGTTGGGCTTCGCCGACCGCGAGGACGTGCTCGCGTTCCTGGCCGAGCTAAACGTGACCCTGGCAGAGGACGGCGCCAGCGTCGACTGCAAAGAGTCCCTGGCAGCCGTGCTTGCCGCCTGA
- the LOC142589826 gene encoding leukocyte receptor cluster member 8 isoform X3 — protein MEAGVPVDPSQAWENARKALEKVQTTNGKTTAGAEQMAAPGYGAGFGYPYWPGQQQQQQGCMYPGYMGYNGYPPQGPGGAGYGFYPHYNMYGGGYFPASAPVQFPQPGGGAAANSGSPKSGPSVASGAPPPPPGEQVPSEKEGAASEAPSSGTSPQVQQQQQQQQHQPPMGFGAPGPAPGFGPGFSAGYCPPAPGYGFYYGYNGMAPNGEVGPRGPAQFGAGMQGKQAPGAGGVRFSLPKRGKFGGRGGSRANAFQQQRMAQGGGQRSAADATQRLEDCMANLTPHGGDWPESLKRYAMRAFGKCKSELDRDQVEIVLKGKLTKMYRDGAMWSIDWDKEPLPSIHSERLQQEQQNTGAGTAIGASGPDGANKVGSGAGLGLPLQLPQLGSTGSSKLPSPSKPGLGRRLGGLMAGRLGPPQTTPAGGAGGRLSSSASGGDSPPGYIPLKSSGGRRGDWGRGSSSRRSPRSRSRSRSRSWSPRSRSPAPTHAVARDRRKKRRSSSSMESSPSPEVTRSSKKVLNSSVSSYSHGGNNGGGKNKKSGQGGRKANKKQKKQQQQQMIQFQVEEDMATTEKLQKRAARFQSEISAGKKKRPFSLVLTINAGPNLGPSSGDGETELDWESFPIVGTCQDLEKQYLRLTSAPDPSTIRPVEVLRESLDMVKEQWLQKQDYHYACDQLKSIRQDLTVQCVRDPFTVQVYETHARIALEKGDHEEFNQCQTQLKTLYQELHSGNALEFLGYRILYNVFARNTLELKTILAHLNSSEKTDEVVKHALEVCHAWSLGNYARFFKLYERPPKMSGYLMDWFAVRERRNALKAMVKAYRPVLPVEYIERTLGFADREDVLAFLAELNVTLAEDGASVDCKESLAAVLAA, from the exons ATGGAGGCTGGCGTGCCCGTGGACCCAAGCCAAGCTTGGGAGAACGCGCGCAAAGCCCTCGAGAAGGTGCAGACCACCAACGGCAAGACTACAGCTGGCGCTGAACAGATGGCTGCTCCTGGCTATGGTGCAGGCTTCGGCTACCCCTACTGGCcaggccagcagcagcagcaacagggaTGCATGTATCCCGGCTACATGGG GTACAATGGCTATCCGCCTCAAGGGCCCGGAGGTGCCGGCTACGGCTTCTACCCCCATTAT AACATGTATGGTGGCGGCTACTTCCCGGCGTCGGCTCCGGTGCAGTTCCCGCAGCCTGGAGGCGGGGCAGCCGCCAACAGCGGTTCCCCCAAGTCCGGCCCATCTGTCGCTTCGGGGGCGCCGCCACCCCCTCCTGGTGAGCAGGTCCCTTCCGAGAAGGAGGGCGCTGCCTCTGAAGCGCCTTCGAGTGGCACCTCACCccaggtgcagcagcagcagcagcagcaacagcaccagCCTCCCATGGGATTTGGTGCACCAGGCCCCGCTCCTGGCTTTGGCCCAGGCTTCAGTGCAGGCTATTGCCCACCGGCTCCTGGCTATGGCTTCTACTACGGCTACAATGGGATGGCACCCAATGGCGAGGTTGGGCCCAGGGGTCCAGCACAGTTTGGTGCAGGCATGCAGGGAAAGC AGGCACCTGGTGCAGGTGGCGTCCGGTTCAGCCTTCCCAAGCGAGGCAAGTTTGGCGGGCGGGGTGGTTCTCGTGCCAACGCCTTCCAGCAGCAGCGCATGGCACAGGGTGGCGGTCAGCGGTCAGCCGCCGATGCAACTCAACGCCTCGAGGACTGCAT GGCCAACTTGACTCCACACGGTGGGGACTGGCCTGAAAGCCTCAA GCGGTATGCCATGCGTGCCTTTGGCAAGTGCAAGTCCGAGCTGGATCGAGATCAAGTGGAGATTGTGCTCAAGGGCAAGCTGACCAAGATGTACCGTGACGGTGCCATGTGGTCCATAGACTGGGACAAGGAACCACTGCCCAG CATCCACAGTGAGCGTCTGCAGCAGGAGCAGCAAAATACTGGGGCGGGTACAGCAATCGGGGCTTCTGGCCCGGATGGTGCAAATAAGGTTGGCAGCGGCGCAGGGCTCGGCCTGCCACTGCAGCTACCGCAGTTGGGCAGCACGGGTTCTTCCAAGCTGCCGAGCCCGTCTAAGCCGGGCTTGGGTCGGCGGCTTGGTGGATTAATGGCTGGCCGGCTGGGCCCCCCGCAGACCACGCCCGCAGGAGGTGCCGGCGGAAGGCTCTCCTCCTCGGCCAGTGGTGGCGACTCGCCACCCGGTTACATACCGCTGAAGAGCAGTGGCGGTCGTCGGGGCGACTGGGGTCGAGGGTCGTCGTCGCGCAGGTCTCCGCGGTCTCGTTCGCGGTCTAGGTCCAGGTCGTGGTCTCCCCGGTCGCGCAGTCCCGCCCCGACACATGCCGTGGCGAGGGACCGTCGGAAGAAGAGGCGTTCGAG CAGCTCCATGGAGTCGAGCCCCAGCCCAGAGGTAACTCGTTCGTCCAAGAAGGTTCTCAACTCGAGCGTATCTTCCTACAGCCACGGGGGAAACAATGGCGGTGGGAAAAACAAGAAGTCTGGCCAGGGTGGCCGCAAGGCCaacaagaagcagaagaagcagcagcagcagcaaat GATTCAGTTTCAGGTGGAGGAGGACATGGCGACCACGGAGAAGCTGCAGAAGCGTGCGGCGCGCTTTCAGTCGGAGATCTCTGCAGGCAAGAAGAAGCGGCCCTTCTCGCTCGTGCTCACCATCAACGCCGGCCCCAACCTGGGGCCCTCCTCCGGCGATGGGGAGACGGAGCTGGACTGGGAATCCTTCCCCATTGTGGGCACCTGCCAGGACCTCGAGAAGCAGTACCTTAGGCTGACCTCG GCCCCCGACCCGTCGACCATCCGTCCTGTGGAGGTCCTCCGGGAATCGCTGGACATGGTGAAGGAGCAGTGGCTGCAGAAGCAGGACTACCACTACGCCTGCGACCAGCTCAAGTCGATCCGCCAGGACCTAACGGTCCAGTGCGTGCGGGACCCTTTTACTGTGCAGGTTTACGAGACTCACGCCCGCATAGCTCTTGAAAAG GGTGACCATGAGGAGTTCAACCAGTGCCAGACACAGCTGAAGACCCTGTACCAGGAGCTTCACAGCGGTAATGCCCTGGAGTTTCTCGGGTACCGCATCCTCTACAATGTCTTCGCCAGGAACACGTTAG AGCTGAAGACGATCCTGGCGCACCTGAACTCGTCGGAGAAGACCGACGAAGTGGTGAAGCACGCCCTGGAGGTGTGCCACGCGTGGAGCCTCGGTAACTATGCGCGGTTTTTCAAGCTGTATGAGCGGCCGCCCAAGATGTCGGGCTACCTCATGGATTGGTTCGCGGTGCGGGAGCGCCGCAATGCGCTCAAGGCCATGGTCAAGGC ATACCGCCCAGTTTTGCCGGTAGAGTATATTGAGCGTACGTTGGGCTTCGCCGACCGCGAGGACGTGCTCGCGTTCCTGGCCGAGCTAAACGTGACCCTGGCAGAGGACGGCGCCAGCGTCGACTGCAAAGAGTCCCTGGCAGCCGTGCTTGCCGCCTGA